ATATAAAAACTCTCTACACAATTTGTACTGAATACAAAAGTTAGGCATAAAATCTAACGATTGGGGTGTAATTCAATTAGTATAGTAGAGAGTTTTATTATTAATCAAGTTCGTGTGGGAGTAGGAGTGTTTCTACGCCTGCTTGGTCAATGATGTGTACGATTTCTGGGAAAAAGGGATCGAACGGGAAGTTGTAATCAAAACCAATGAAGATTTTTCGTTTGCTGTCGTGATATTCAAACATTACATTGTTATGATTATTAGCTAGTCTAAATGTTAAAATTGGGTCAAGTGGGACAACATTTTTTAGGTAGTGGTCTAATAAATCCCAAAATGTATCTATAATTTCATGTGGTAAGCTAGTAGCGACGCCAAAGCTTGCGTAACGTTCTTTGTTTTTTTCAAATGCCATTGTGAGTTACTCCTTTCAAGTAGTGTAAAAGCACTCCAAAAAGGAGTGCTTGCAACTTTTAACGATTCTTCAGTTCAAGATAACGTTTGTACCAAATATTAATATAGGCTTGTGAAAACGGTCCTTTGCCATTATTAATCCAGTCAACGAGAATTTTGACATTCTCTTTTAAAATAAAATCAATGTCTGGAGAGTAGCCCATTTCTTGCTTATGTAATTCGTACTCATCGACGTCAAGTAGTCTTTTTTCTCCATCTGCAAAAACTTTGACGTCTAAATCATAGTCAATATACTTAAGAGCCTCCTCATCCATAACGTATGGACTGGCAAGATTGCAGTAGTATGAAACACCGTTATCTCTTATCATAGCAATAATATTAAACCAGTATTTTTTATGAAAATAAACAATAGCTGGTTCTCGCGTAACCCAACGTCGCCCATCACTTTCTGTGACGAGTGTGTGATCGTTAACTCCTATAACAGCATTATCTGTTGTTTTTAGTACCATAGTGTCGCGCCATGTACGGTGCAAACTACCATCATGCTTATAACTTTGAATTGTAATAAAGTCGCCTTCCTTAGGTAATTTCATGCCTTACCAACTTTCTACAATTAAACTTATCTGTTATAGTTTATCATAATTTTCTGAAAAAAGACACTTAGAAATGTTATTTATTTCTATAAATAGTCTCTGAGGGCACTAGCTATATCGTCAAAATTGAATCCCTTTCGGGCAAGTGACTGGGTTAGTCGTTGTTTTAATTCGTAGCCATCATATTTTTTACTATATTTTCGATATTGTTTATCGAGTTCTTTATAAAGTAATTCAAATTCTTGTTCGCTATCTTTTTCAACTTCAAGGTTTTCAAAAGCTATTTTGGCTTCTGAGTAGGAAAAACCTTTATTCATCATATTTTGAATGATTTTATCTTTAAGTGTTTTTGTTGAGAGTTTATGTTGATATATTCGGAGAAGTTTTTGAGCTACTTTTTCGGAGAGAGGTGAGAAGTCTAAATTAGCTAATTTTTGGTCAATGAGTTGGGAATTAATTTCTTTTTGAATGAGTTTTTGTTTTAAAACGTAGGCACCTTTGTCCCCTGTATTGAGATTTTGTGATAAATACGTCTCAACGTATTGTTCATCGTTAATCCAGTTTTCTTTTTTGAGATTTTCAAGAATTTCAGGGATATAAAGGCTGTCAATATCATGCTGTTCAAGGTATTTTTTAACTTCGGCAGCTGTGCGTTGTTTAAAAGAAATGTGATAAAGCGCTAGATTTTTACCATAAGAAAACTGAGCAAACTTTTGAATGTCTTTGAGTGTTGCTTCGTCAATTTCCATATTTTTACTTAACATGAAATGAACAATAGTGTCTTCTGTAACGTAAAGTTTATCATTAGCGTCGATTTCTAAAAGATAAAGCCGTTTTTTCTTTTCAATTTTAGTGATTTTCATATATTCATTATAACAAAAATGTTAAAATAGAAGGGATTAGAATTAAAGTGTAGAGATGGGAGGGTGAGATGATGAAAGGTGATAAGAATAAAATAATTGATTGGGAGACAATTCTTCAGAAAAAAGAGCTTTCTGAGTTAGCAGAGGAAGATTTTTGGGATATGGATGATTTCATGTTTGACGATGATGTGCTTGATTTTGCTGGCAAAAGAGATGAACAAGTTGTGCCTAGAGATGTTCGGTTATCGGATGATTTGTATTTTGATATCAAGGGTCTTAAAGAGATGCTCGATTCTTTGGCTGGGAATTCTGAACAAATGTCTTTTGTTTTTTTTAGTGAAAAATTGAGATTAGCATCGCTTTATAAGGTAAATGGACTTTATCAAAAGGCTTTAACACAGTTTGAGGAGTTAAATAAATGTGATGAAAATGGTGACTATGGTTGTCATTATGAAATTGTGTCACTTTATATTTTGGTGTCGGATTATGCATCAGCTAAGGCTTTCTGTGAGAATTGTGTTTCTTATGAACATGATTATTTGCTACAAACGCTTCTTTTGATTGGTGCGATTCTTGCGGATGATGATTTTACTGCTCATGAATTGCTCAAACGATTATTTGATGAAGTTGAGGGATTTGAGGACTTTTGTTTATGTTCGGGTTTGTCATTGAGCAAGGTCTTGGCAGAAGATGATTCTGGTTTAAAACTTGAGTATGCTGAAAATGATATTGAGACTGTTTATGCAGCGTTTCGTCTTGTTTTGCCGTTGGTGGAGAGAGCAGCAAGTTATCTTTCGGGGTATTTGAGCAGTTATTGTTTGGATACGGTAATGGATATACTGTTGGATGAGCTTGATTTTTTGACGACAGCGCAGCTTGATGTCTTTGAAGAAAATGGTATTTATAGCATCAATGATTTCAAAGTATGGTCTGAAGAAGAGATTTTGGATTTGCCGAAAATTGAAAAAGTTACGATAGAAAATTTAAAAGATATAGGAGTCATATTTAGTCACTAATGAATTTAAAAGTAAAGCAAAAAATTCCTTTGAAAATTAAGCGTATGGGAATCAATGGTGAAGGGATTGGATTTTATAAGAAAACCTTAGTGTTTGTTCCGGGTGCTTTGAAGGGTGAGGATGTTTTTTGTCAAATTACAGCGGTTAAACGTAATTTTGCACAAGCAAGACTGATAAGTATTAATAAAAAATCGAAATTTCGTGTGGAGCCTGCATGTCCGATTTATCAAAAATGTGGTGGTTGTCAAATCATGCATCTTCGTTATGATAAGCAGTTAGAGTTTAAGGATGATTTGATTGCTCAGTCGTTGAAAAAATTTAAGCCTGCTGGCTATGAGAATTATGATATTCGCCATACGCTTGGTATGGAGGTACCATATCATTATCGTGCTAAGTTGCAATTTCAAACACGTTCATTTAAAGGAAGTGTAAAATCAGGTCTTTTTGAAGAAGGTAGTCATCGTTTGGTTGATATTAGAGATTGCTTGGTGCAAGATGAATTGACGCAAGCGATTATTAATCGTGTGACTGAACTTTTAGAAAAGCACCACATTCCAATTTACGATGAACGTAAAATTGCTGGGGTGCGTACGGTTATGATTCGTAAAGCTATTGCGACTAATCAAGTGCAGCTGATTTTTATCACTAGTCGAGATGTTTTTTTAGCCCCTGTCATTAAGCAATTAACGGCTGAATTTGACATGATTAAAGGAATTGCTGTTAATATCAACCGTTCTAAATCAAGTGAGATTTATGGTGAAAAAACTGAAGTTATCTGGGGAAATGCTGATATTTCTGAGGAAGTTTTAGATTATCAATTTTCGCTTTCACCACGAGCTTTTTATCAGTTGAATCCACAGCAAACAGAAGTGTTATATGGCCAAGCTGTTGCAGCGCTTGATGTTTCAGAAAATGACCATGTTATTGATGCTTATTGCGGTGTTGGGACAATTGGTTTTGCATTTGCAGCTAAGGTAAGGAGTATTCGTGGTATGGATATTATTCCAGAGGCGATTGCTGATGCCAAGAAAAATGCGCAACGTATGGGCTTTGAGAATACTCACTACGAAGCTGGACGCGCAGAGGATATTATTCCTAAGTGGTACAAGGAAGGTTACCGTGCGGATGCTTTGATTGTTGACCCACCACGTACGGGACTTGATGATAAGCTTTTGGATACTATTTTAAAATATCAGCCTGCTAAAATGGTTTATGTGTCATGTAATACCGCAACGTTAGCTCGAGATTTGGTCAAGTTGAGTAAAGTTTACGACGTTCATTACATTCAGTCGGTGGATATGTTTCCGCATACCGCACGGACCGAGGCTGTAGTGAAGCTACAAAAGAAGGAATGCTGAGAATCCTTGATTTCAAGCAGTTTTTCAAACATTTTGTATTTATTCCAGATGGTCTAGGAGGACTCAAAAAAGTGCAAAAAAAGGAGATTGAAGTTAGCGTTTTTATCCTGCCTGTCTGTGGAAGACACAAATATTAGATGTTTCAACGTAAACGAGAACATTTTAATAAGTGTTCTCGCTTTTTTAGTACGACGGGCATGTAGTACATCTGAGGTGAAAGTCCTCTGCGGGCACCCGCTACCGGTGAACCCAATAGCGACTCCCAAGCCTGACTATCGTGAGGTAGCGGGGAGAGGAAGGGATAGCGAAATCGTGGCACTACGAACAGAAACGTGATACGAAGGCGTATATAGCGGACAAGGTGGCTAAGAACATTAAAGTCCCAAAAGGTAGTCGTAACCTATATGCGTAAATCACGAGTGTAAATGAGGAAAGATGTACGACTTATCCCGTGAGGTCTCATGGGCGTCAATAAGACGTAGTAACAACGAATCATGAGAAGTCAGCCGAGGCCATAGTAGTGAAGAAACTTCTGTAATGGAAGTGGAGCGAAGGGCTAAACTATTAACCGGAGTATACCTACTTCACTTGTGTCTGTAAAAGAACGGTCTGATAGAACTGGAGGCGGTCACGTATTGACTAGAAGAAAGTTCGCCAATATAAGATATCCTACAGACACCGAAACAAGAAAGGAATACACACATGTCACAGTTACTAGATAATATCCTATCTCGTTCAAATATGTTGGACGCTTACAATCAAGTTAGAGCTAATAAAGGTTCTGCTGGAATTGAGCGACTAAACTGGGTCATCCGAGGTTGGATAAACTACTTTTCTATGACGAACATGAAATCAGTCATGGAAAGCATTGATGAACGATTAAGAACTCGAATAAGAGTTATTATCTGGAAACAATGGAAGAAGAAATCTAGGCGATTATGGGGACTTCTCAAATTAGGAGCACTGAAGTGGATAGCGAATAAAGTATCTGGCTGGGGAGACCATTATCAATTAGTGGCTCAGAGGTCTGTACCGAAACGTGCCATATCAAAACCAGTCCTCGCTAAACGTGGACTGGTTTCTTGCCTAGATTATTATCTAAAACGACATGCGTTAAAAGTTAGTTGAACCGCCGTGTGCCGAACGGCACGCACGGTGGTGTGAGAGGGACTAGAAATTAGTCCCTACTCGATTTATAGTGAGTAATCACTTACCTGTCAAGTGCTTTTTAAAATTTAAATTGAAATTTGCTTACAAAATTAAGAAGCATCAAGCTTTCCCTCATACAAAGATGCTATATTATAGTAATAAAGAGAAAGGACGATTTGAATGAGCTATTCTAAACTTTTAAAAGAAATAATGTACGATGAAGATAATATTTCATATACAGAAAGAGGGATAAAATCACTTTTTTCTGCTCCAGAGACTGCTAAAATTATAATCATAGCACAAGCACTGGGGATTCATGCTCAAGAGTTAGGTATATTTTTCAATGATTTAAGCGGCGATAAGCTTCGTGAATGGTTAGGTATTGATAGAGAATGTTTTTATGATTCTGGATATTTCGCAGTGGTCCCAATGGATTATTATTTTCCTGGAAAAGGTAAAACGGGGGACTTACCTCCAAGAAAAGGATTTGCAGAAAATGGCATAAGAAAACATTAGATCTCATGCCAAATAAACAATTAATACTTTTGATTGGTGCCTATGCTCAACGATATTACTTAAAACAAAGATCGACGGAAAAATTAACCAATACTGTAAAGAATTTCGATAGATATCTACCTGAATTTTTCACCCTTGTGCACCCTTCGCCACGTAATAATATTTGGCAGTCCAAAAATCCTTGGTTTCTAGATCAGGTTATTCCTGTTTTGCAGGAACGTGTTAAAGCAATTCTTAAATAAAGATTCGGAAATATACAGAGGATTGTTTTTATAGTCAAAATTTTTAGAACTGACACTATCGTAACTGAATAGAATTATAAAAATATAATTCTATGATTAATATCATTAAATCAATTGAACATAGTTAGATGTATTTGAAACAATCTAGACATTCTAGTATTTTTAAAACTTGATATAAATCAATTATTATATTTCTATGCTCGGTTATACTGGATATAACAAAGGAGGTAGAAATCATGCAAAGATGGTTATCACGTTATCG
This sequence is a window from Streptococcus macedonicus ACA-DC 198. Protein-coding genes within it:
- a CDS encoding Cysteinyl-tRNA synthetase related protein, producing MKLPKEGDFITIQSYKHDGSLHRTWRDTMVLKTTDNAVIGVNDHTLVTESDGRRWVTREPAIVYFHKKYWFNIIAMIRDNGVSYYCNLASPYVMDEEALKYIDYDLDVKVFADGEKRLLDVDEYELHKQEMGYSPDIDFILKENVKILVDWINNGKGPFSQAYINIWYKRYLELKNR
- a CDS encoding Maturase-related protein — translated: MSQLLDNILSRSNMLDAYNQVRANKGSAGIERLNWVIRGWINYFSMTNMKSVMESIDERLRTRIRVIIWKQWKKKSRRLWGLLKLGALKWIANKVSGWGDHYQLVAQRSVPKRAISKPVLAKRGLVSCLDYYLKRHALKVS
- the recX gene encoding Regulatory protein RecX, whose amino-acid sequence is MKITKIEKKKRLYLLEIDANDKLYVTEDTIVHFMLSKNMEIDEATLKDIQKFAQFSYGKNLALYHISFKQRTAAEVKKYLEQHDIDSLYIPEILENLKKENWINDEQYVETYLSQNLNTGDKGAYVLKQKLIQKEINSQLIDQKLANLDFSPLSEKVAQKLLRIYQHKLSTKTLKDKIIQNMMNKGFSYSEAKIAFENLEVEKDSEQEFELLYKELDKQYRKYSKKYDGYELKQRLTQSLARKGFNFDDIASALRDYL
- the ygcA gene encoding RNA methyltransferase, TrmA family; this translates as MNLKVKQKIPLKIKRMGINGEGIGFYKKTLVFVPGALKGEDVFCQITAVKRNFAQARLISINKKSKFRVEPACPIYQKCGGCQIMHLRYDKQLEFKDDLIAQSLKKFKPAGYENYDIRHTLGMEVPYHYRAKLQFQTRSFKGSVKSGLFEEGSHRLVDIRDCLVQDELTQAIINRVTELLEKHHIPIYDERKIAGVRTVMIRKAIATNQVQLIFITSRDVFLAPVIKQLTAEFDMIKGIAVNINRSKSSEIYGEKTEVIWGNADISEEVLDYQFSLSPRAFYQLNPQQTEVLYGQAVAALDVSENDHVIDAYCGVGTIGFAFAAKVRSIRGMDIIPEAIADAKKNAQRMGFENTHYEAGRAEDIIPKWYKEGYRADALIVDPPRTGLDDKLLDTILKYQPAKMVYVSCNTATLARDLVKLSKVYDVHYIQSVDMFPHTARTEAVVKLQKKEC